In Rhodothermales bacterium, a genomic segment contains:
- a CDS encoding fumarylacetoacetate hydrolase family protein: MLLKSIGLSLAGLSLLVAAGCEPGEPPREAGAAVAIGPETSPAEIARFLLDKERAAQATDALAQGVPALDRQGAYAIQWEALALQEAAGEQLIGWKMGGSRVTAAAPTPDPSFAYMLASDRFEPGAVLPPARFVDGNVQVEAEIGFVMGSDVPGPEVSMEALRASVKEVTGAIELISIRMRALHEGDTVPTIHHMIADALSNAGVLLGNVRVPVDSLDLAKEMARAEVNGEIMSSGEGKQILGTTPWDALLWLANELPKHGRMLRAGEIVVTGSLIDNPTIAAGDRAEVIFEHLGRIEVSMAPR; this comes from the coding sequence CGCTTCTGGTGGCAGCCGGCTGCGAGCCGGGCGAGCCGCCTCGCGAAGCCGGCGCTGCCGTGGCCATCGGGCCCGAGACGTCACCGGCCGAGATCGCTCGTTTTCTGTTGGATAAAGAGCGGGCTGCTCAAGCAACCGACGCCCTGGCGCAGGGTGTTCCGGCCCTGGATCGGCAGGGCGCCTACGCTATCCAATGGGAGGCCCTGGCTCTGCAGGAGGCGGCCGGCGAGCAACTGATCGGGTGGAAGATGGGAGGATCGCGCGTCACGGCGGCCGCACCGACCCCCGATCCATCGTTTGCCTATATGCTGGCTTCGGATCGATTTGAACCGGGCGCCGTATTGCCGCCGGCCCGGTTCGTGGACGGGAACGTCCAGGTGGAGGCGGAAATTGGATTTGTGATGGGGAGCGATGTGCCCGGGCCGGAGGTGTCGATGGAAGCGTTGAGGGCGTCGGTGAAGGAAGTGACGGGCGCGATCGAACTCATCTCCATCCGGATGCGCGCCCTTCACGAAGGGGACACGGTGCCGACCATCCACCACATGATCGCCGACGCGCTGTCGAACGCCGGCGTCCTCCTCGGAAACGTCCGCGTGCCCGTGGATTCGCTCGACCTCGCGAAAGAAATGGCCCGCGCGGAGGTGAATGGCGAGATCATGTCCTCGGGCGAGGGCAAACAGATCCTTGGCACGACGCCCTGGGACGCGCTGCTGTGGCTGGCGAATGAGCTGCCCAAACATGGCCGGATGCTCCGCGCCGGTGAAATCGTGGTCACGGGCAGTTTGATCGACAATCCGACTATTGCCGCCGGAGATCGCGCAGAGGTCATATTCGAGCATCTCGGGCGGATCGAGGTTTCGATGGCGCCGCGGTAA
- a CDS encoding non-reducing end alpha-L-arabinofuranosidase family hydrolase produces the protein MSRPGVGTAGLFAITLCLAACGPDTPGGWALRASVLAPQNAGDTFDATAVKDPSVVQFEGRWHVFYTSRGQGRYGLGYVAAERLEDLNRAHRTPLTGLLDKTGYAAAPQIFYFAPRKQWYLVYQTRDANYQPVYAVADRPDRPDDWSAPAPLLEKDEVAKWIDFWIIADTATVYLFYTRSHDEVVVRTTRVEAFPADWGAPQTVLAGVHEAVHVYKVAGQEAYHMIFELNENGARSFGLAVAEHLAGPWTRTESPYATGDLLQPSPDVPMWTEEVSHGEALRTGFDQYLEYDADHPIWLIQGLLGRDHVGPYEELPWRLGLIERQ, from the coding sequence ATGAGCCGACCAGGTGTAGGGACAGCAGGTCTGTTTGCGATCACCCTCTGCCTGGCGGCGTGTGGTCCCGATACACCCGGCGGATGGGCGCTTCGTGCCTCCGTGCTCGCGCCGCAGAACGCCGGCGATACGTTCGACGCGACGGCGGTAAAAGACCCGAGCGTCGTTCAATTCGAGGGGCGCTGGCATGTATTTTATACGTCCCGGGGCCAGGGCCGGTATGGCCTGGGGTATGTCGCCGCCGAGCGACTGGAAGACCTGAATAGGGCACACCGGACGCCGCTCACCGGCTTGCTGGATAAGACGGGATATGCCGCCGCTCCGCAGATCTTTTACTTTGCGCCTCGAAAGCAGTGGTATCTGGTGTATCAAACGCGCGACGCAAACTACCAGCCCGTGTATGCTGTGGCCGATCGCCCCGATCGCCCGGACGACTGGAGCGCGCCGGCGCCTTTGCTGGAGAAGGATGAGGTTGCCAAATGGATCGACTTCTGGATAATCGCGGATACGGCCACCGTGTATCTTTTCTACACGCGCTCGCACGACGAAGTAGTGGTGCGTACGACGCGGGTCGAGGCCTTTCCCGCTGACTGGGGCGCGCCACAGACGGTTCTAGCCGGCGTGCACGAAGCGGTGCACGTATACAAAGTCGCCGGCCAGGAAGCTTACCACATGATCTTCGAACTGAACGAAAACGGTGCGCGCTCGTTCGGTCTGGCCGTGGCCGAGCATCTCGCCGGCCCGTGGACGCGTACTGAATCGCCTTATGCGACCGGCGATCTCCTACAGCCGTCGCCCGACGTTCCGATGTGGACCGAGGAGGTTTCGCACGGCGAAGCGTTGCGCACCGGATTCGATCAGTATCTGGAGTATGATGCCGATCACCCGATCTGGCTGATTCAGGGGCTGTTAGGGCGCGATCACGTGGGTCCCTACGAGGAGTTACCGTGGCGACTCGGGCTCATCGAGCGGCAGTGA
- a CDS encoding aldo/keto reductase, whose amino-acid sequence MTHRTLGKTGFHISDIALGTWQVGGKWGSAFDHTLADRILREAIDSGINFIDTADVYGGGESEKAVGRAVRASRERIYVATKCGRQLKPHTDAAYTPAALRGFVEQSLVRMGLDCLDLVQLHCPPTPVYYRPEIFETFERLREEGKILHLGVSVEKVEEALKAIEFDTVTTVQIIYNLFRQRPHDLFFPRAAEKNVGIIVRVPLASGLLTGAYSASTVFAPGDHRRDNRQGEHFDRGETFAGIPYEVGLAAVDRVKALLPDQANLATMALRWVLMRPEVSCVIPGASRPEQVAANLQAANLPALSAGAMAGIRQIYEEDVKPWVHQVW is encoded by the coding sequence ATGACCCACCGTACCCTCGGCAAAACCGGCTTCCACATCTCCGACATCGCCCTTGGCACCTGGCAGGTGGGCGGCAAATGGGGATCCGCTTTTGATCATACCCTGGCGGACCGCATTCTGCGCGAGGCGATCGACAGCGGCATCAACTTCATCGACACGGCGGACGTGTACGGCGGCGGCGAAAGTGAAAAGGCCGTCGGGCGCGCGGTGCGAGCCTCTCGCGAACGGATATACGTGGCCACGAAGTGCGGCCGGCAGCTCAAACCGCACACCGACGCCGCCTACACGCCGGCGGCGCTCCGCGGCTTTGTCGAACAGTCGCTGGTGCGGATGGGCCTCGATTGCCTGGACCTCGTCCAGCTCCACTGCCCCCCGACCCCGGTGTACTACCGCCCGGAAATCTTCGAGACCTTCGAACGGCTACGGGAAGAGGGCAAAATCCTGCACCTGGGCGTGAGCGTCGAAAAGGTCGAGGAGGCCTTGAAGGCGATCGAGTTCGATACCGTGACGACCGTCCAGATCATCTACAATCTGTTTCGACAGCGCCCCCACGACCTGTTCTTCCCCCGGGCCGCCGAAAAAAACGTCGGCATCATCGTGCGCGTCCCGCTGGCCAGCGGGTTGCTGACCGGTGCCTATTCGGCCAGCACGGTGTTTGCGCCGGGAGACCACCGGCGCGACAACCGCCAGGGCGAACACTTCGACCGGGGCGAGACCTTCGCCGGCATCCCGTACGAGGTCGGCCTGGCCGCCGTCGACCGCGTGAAGGCCTTACTGCCGGATCAGGCCAACCTGGCGACGATGGCGCTGCGCTGGGTCCTCATGCGGCCCGAGGTGAGTTGTGTGATCCCAGGGGCGTCGCGTCCGGAGCAGGTAGCCGCCAATCTACAGGCCGCGAACCTGCCGGCGCTATCCGCCGGGGCGATGGCAGGAATCCGACAGATCTACGAGGAAGATGTAAAACCCTGGGTGCACCAGGTGTGGTGA
- a CDS encoding M20/M25/M40 family metallo-hydrolase — MTSVAMPVSRFCVLPALVIMLLTAAGESAAGQTFPTNDPVIQKMWEEGIDRSQTEALAHELVDFFGPRLAGSENLAASQEWLLEVYTSWGVSARKEHYGTWTGWRQGALHIDMIEPRVQSLEAELLAWSPGTNGPVEGDVVMAPEGLTAETLPAWLTSVRGKFVMTTPPERMCRAQQELKANAREETIQRLDSLRMADRMAWEERMKPIGPAFRREAVLDSIGVAGVLTSRWSGGWGVNKVFSTSATQAVGIDVSCEDYGLMYRLASSGRPVRLRVNADAEKLGEVPQFNVVAELKGSELPNEYVLLGAHLDSWHAGTGATDNGTGTITMLEAMRILKATYPNPRRTILVGHWGAEEMGLIGSGVFREDHPEVMEGLQVAFNQDNGTWRFEKIEGQGYLDADAHIPRWMSVVPTEISGRIELEMPGAQNNSGSDHSSFVCAGVPSFRFQSPYDEYRQYTWHTNRDTYDKIVFDDLKENATLAAMIAYMASEDPDRVGREKAQLPINPRTKEPRPWPECRAPRRSPR; from the coding sequence ATGACAAGTGTCGCCATGCCTGTTTCGAGATTTTGCGTGTTGCCTGCTCTGGTGATCATGCTCCTGACGGCCGCCGGCGAGTCCGCCGCCGGCCAGACCTTCCCCACCAACGACCCGGTCATCCAGAAGATGTGGGAAGAAGGCATCGACCGGTCACAAACCGAGGCGCTGGCGCATGAACTCGTCGACTTCTTCGGGCCGCGCCTCGCCGGCTCGGAGAACCTGGCGGCATCGCAGGAGTGGCTGCTCGAGGTGTACACTTCCTGGGGCGTGTCGGCCCGCAAGGAGCACTACGGCACCTGGACCGGCTGGCGCCAGGGGGCGCTCCACATCGATATGATCGAGCCCCGCGTCCAGTCCCTCGAAGCCGAACTGCTCGCCTGGAGCCCCGGCACCAATGGTCCGGTCGAAGGCGATGTGGTGATGGCGCCCGAAGGCCTGACCGCCGAGACCCTGCCGGCGTGGCTGACAAGCGTTCGCGGGAAGTTTGTGATGACGACGCCCCCGGAGCGGATGTGCCGCGCCCAGCAAGAACTGAAGGCCAACGCGCGTGAGGAGACGATCCAACGCCTGGACTCGCTGCGCATGGCGGACCGGATGGCCTGGGAGGAGCGCATGAAACCCATCGGGCCGGCGTTCCGTCGCGAGGCGGTGTTGGATAGCATCGGCGTGGCCGGTGTGCTCACCTCCCGGTGGTCGGGCGGCTGGGGGGTCAACAAGGTATTCAGCACCTCCGCCACGCAGGCTGTGGGGATCGATGTGTCCTGCGAGGATTACGGGCTGATGTACCGCCTCGCCAGTAGCGGCCGCCCCGTTCGCCTCCGCGTCAACGCCGACGCCGAGAAGCTGGGGGAAGTGCCGCAGTTCAACGTCGTCGCCGAGTTAAAAGGCAGCGAACTACCCAACGAATACGTACTGCTGGGCGCGCACCTGGATTCGTGGCACGCCGGCACCGGCGCCACGGACAATGGCACGGGCACCATTACGATGCTTGAGGCCATGCGCATTCTCAAGGCTACCTATCCAAATCCACGACGCACCATCCTCGTGGGCCACTGGGGGGCTGAAGAGATGGGCTTGATCGGCTCCGGCGTATTTCGGGAAGATCATCCCGAAGTGATGGAGGGCCTTCAAGTCGCATTTAACCAGGACAACGGCACGTGGCGCTTTGAGAAAATCGAAGGGCAGGGGTATCTGGACGCCGACGCGCACATCCCGCGCTGGATGTCGGTCGTACCCACCGAGATCTCGGGTCGGATCGAACTCGAAATGCCCGGCGCACAAAATAACTCCGGCAGCGACCACTCGTCGTTCGTTTGCGCCGGCGTGCCGAGCTTCCGGTTCCAGTCGCCCTACGACGAATACCGTCAGTACACGTGGCACACCAACCGCGATACGTACGACAAGATCGTATTCGACGACCTGAAGGAAAACGCGACGCTCGCCGCGATGATCGCCTACATGGCCTCGGAAGACCCGGATCGCGTCGGGCGCGAGAAGGCGCAGCTGCCGATCAACCCGCGGACGAAGGAGCCGCGTCCGTGGCCGGAATGCCGTGCCCCGCGCCGCTCGCCCCGATAA